The Streptomyces sp. Je 1-332 genome has a window encoding:
- a CDS encoding SLATT domain-containing protein, which produces MSQPEMQPEGVPHEEQGAGAGAQQGVPGGDPGGGPGGGPGGGGGSRLGDLTGRAFPLGDWGEPAQRLDELYRWVERGALNTAEWYLSDRAWKRRGARVSRAGAAVGVVGAGVFPLLDLAGAVGGVANWGYVSLLAGAACVACDRFFGLTSGWMRDVATAQAVQRRLQVLQFDWASESVREVLGPTEGTASEAADRCLGVLRRFSEDVTELVRAETADWMVEFRSGPAPLAMQAMVPASRGEAGAAPVRAALPPGARPNMPRQRPPEPR; this is translated from the coding sequence GTGAGCCAGCCGGAGATGCAGCCCGAGGGGGTGCCCCATGAGGAGCAGGGTGCCGGGGCGGGTGCGCAGCAGGGCGTTCCCGGTGGTGATCCTGGTGGTGGTCCTGGTGGGGGTCCCGGTGGCGGGGGCGGCTCTCGGCTCGGGGATCTGACGGGGCGGGCCTTTCCCCTCGGCGACTGGGGTGAACCGGCGCAGCGGCTCGACGAGCTGTACCGGTGGGTGGAGCGGGGGGCGCTCAACACCGCGGAGTGGTACTTGTCCGACCGGGCGTGGAAACGGCGCGGGGCGCGGGTCTCGCGGGCGGGGGCGGCGGTGGGGGTCGTGGGCGCGGGGGTGTTTCCGCTGCTCGATCTTGCCGGGGCGGTGGGGGGCGTCGCGAACTGGGGGTACGTCTCGCTGCTCGCGGGGGCGGCATGCGTGGCGTGCGATCGCTTCTTCGGCCTCACGTCCGGGTGGATGCGGGACGTGGCGACCGCGCAGGCCGTGCAGCGGCGGCTGCAGGTGCTGCAGTTCGACTGGGCGTCGGAGAGTGTGCGGGAGGTTCTCGGGCCCACCGAGGGGACCGCCAGCGAGGCTGCCGACCGGTGTCTTGGGGTGCTTCGGCGGTTCTCGGAGGATGTGACGGAGCTTGTGCGGGCCGAGACCGCGGACTGGATGGTGGAGTTCCGGTCCGGCCCCGCGCCGTTGGCCATGCAGGCCATGGTCCCGGCCTCCCGCGGGGAGGCAGGGGCTGCCCCCGTACGGGCCGCGTTGCCGCCGGGGGCGCGCCCGAACATGCCCCGCCAGCGGCCGCCGGAGCCGCGGTGA
- a CDS encoding YbaB/EbfC family nucleoid-associated protein translates to MIPGGGQPNMQQLLQQAQKMQQDLATAQEELARTEVEGQAGGGLVKATVTGSGELRGLVIDPKAVDPEDTETLADLVVAAVQAANENAQALQQEKLGPLAQGLGGGGIPGLPF, encoded by the coding sequence GTGATCCCCGGTGGTGGCCAGCCCAACATGCAGCAGCTGCTCCAGCAGGCCCAGAAGATGCAGCAGGACCTCGCTACCGCGCAGGAAGAGCTCGCGCGCACCGAGGTCGAAGGCCAGGCGGGCGGCGGCCTCGTCAAGGCGACGGTCACCGGATCCGGTGAGCTGCGCGGCCTGGTGATCGACCCCAAGGCGGTCGACCCGGAGGACACCGAGACCCTCGCGGACCTGGTGGTCGCGGCGGTCCAGGCGGCGAACGAGAACGCGCAGGCGCTCCAGCAGGAGAAGCTGGGTCCGCTCGCGCAGGGCCTGGGCGGCGGAGGCATCCCGGGCCTTCCCTTCTAA
- the recR gene encoding recombination mediator RecR, with amino-acid sequence MYEGVVQDLIDELGRLPGVGPKSAQRIAFHILQAEPTDVRRLAHSLLEVKDKVRFCATCGNVAQEELCNICRDPRRDLSVICVVEEPKDVVAIERTREFRGKYHVLGGAISPIEGVGPDDLRIRELLARLADGTVTELILATDPNLEGEATATYLARMIKPMGLKVTRLASGLPVGGDLEYADEVTLGRAFEGRRLLDV; translated from the coding sequence GTGTACGAAGGCGTGGTTCAGGACCTCATCGACGAGTTGGGCAGGCTGCCCGGCGTCGGTCCCAAGAGCGCGCAGCGGATCGCCTTCCACATCCTGCAGGCGGAGCCGACGGACGTGCGGCGTCTCGCGCACTCCCTCCTCGAGGTGAAGGACAAGGTCCGCTTCTGCGCGACCTGCGGGAACGTCGCGCAGGAAGAGCTCTGCAACATCTGCCGCGACCCGCGCCGCGACCTCAGCGTCATCTGCGTGGTCGAGGAGCCGAAGGATGTCGTGGCGATCGAGCGTACGCGCGAGTTCCGGGGGAAGTACCACGTTCTGGGCGGAGCGATCAGCCCGATCGAAGGGGTCGGTCCGGACGATCTGCGGATACGGGAACTGCTCGCGCGCCTGGCGGACGGCACGGTCACCGAGCTGATTCTGGCCACGGACCCGAACCTGGAGGGCGAGGCGACGGCGACGTACCTCGCACGGATGATCAAGCCCATGGGCCTGAAGGTCACCCGCCTGGCCAGCGGGCTCCCTGTCGGGGGAGATCTGGAATACGCGGACGAGGTCACCCTGGGCCGCGCCTTCGAGGGGAGACGACTCCTAGATGTCTAA
- a CDS encoding DUF5063 domain-containing protein — MSKKQQEKSTKPELKPELKAESLPEAAPVAEVIAAPESIFAPEPIIAPEATVLLHAAAQDPDSFAVQISDQIESFIVAVTEVAKGDEPDSAVPFLLLEVSQLLLAGGRLGAHEDILPEERYEPDLGPERDVDDLRERLAAMLEPIDVYSEVFDPYEPRKAPVAARISDDLADVVADLSHGLAHYRAGRTTEALWWWQFSYFSNWGSTASATLRALQSLVAHVRLNQPLEDLNGLDTDEDLAEDALAEAAGRVMAEEIAGPLGLRSVQ; from the coding sequence ATGTCTAAGAAGCAGCAAGAGAAGTCAACGAAGCCGGAACTGAAGCCGGAACTGAAGGCGGAGTCGCTGCCGGAAGCGGCGCCTGTCGCGGAGGTGATCGCCGCCCCGGAGTCGATCTTCGCCCCCGAGCCGATCATCGCCCCCGAGGCGACGGTCCTCCTGCACGCGGCCGCCCAGGACCCGGACTCCTTCGCGGTGCAGATCTCGGACCAGATCGAGAGCTTCATCGTCGCGGTGACGGAGGTCGCGAAGGGTGACGAGCCCGACTCGGCCGTTCCCTTCCTCCTCCTGGAGGTCTCCCAACTCCTCCTGGCCGGCGGCCGCCTGGGCGCGCACGAGGACATCCTCCCCGAGGAGCGCTACGAGCCGGACCTCGGCCCGGAGCGCGACGTCGACGACCTGCGTGAACGCCTCGCCGCCATGCTGGAGCCGATCGACGTCTACTCCGAGGTCTTCGACCCGTACGAGCCCCGCAAGGCCCCGGTGGCGGCCCGCATCTCGGACGACCTCGCCGACGTGGTCGCGGACCTCTCCCACGGCCTGGCCCACTACCGCGCGGGCCGCACGACCGAGGCCCTGTGGTGGTGGCAGTTCTCGTACTTCTCCAACTGGGGCTCCACGGCCTCGGCCACCCTCCGAGCCCTCCAGTCCCTGGTGGCCCACGTCCGCCTGAACCAGCCCCTCGAGGACCTCAACGGCCTGGACACGGACGAGGACCTCGCCGAGGACGCGCTCGCGGAAGCCGCGGGCAGGGTGATGGCGGAGGAGATCGCCGGGCCCCTGGGCCTGCGCTCCGTGCAGTGA
- a CDS encoding aspartate kinase — translation MSLVVQKYGGSSVADAEGIKRVAKRIVDAKKNGHQVVVVVSAMGDTTDELIDLAGQVSPIPAGREFDMLLTAGERISMALLAMAIKNLGHAAQSFTGSQAGVITDSVHNKARIIDVTPGRIRASIDEGNIAIVAGFQGVSQEGKNITTLGRGGSDTTAVALAAALDAEVCEIYTDVDGVFTADPRVVKKAQKIDWISFEDMLELASSGSKVLLHRCVEYARRYNIPIHVRSSFSGLQGTWVSNEPQGDRKVEQAIISGVAHDTSEAKITVVGVPDKPGEAASIFRAIADSGVNIDMIVQNVSAASTGLTDISFTLPKAEGRKAIDALEKTRSAIGFDSLRYDDQIAKISLVGAGMKTNPGVTAAFFEALSDAGVNIELISTSEIRISVVTRADDANESVRAVHTAFGLDSDTDEAVVYGGTGR, via the coding sequence GTGAGCCTTGTCGTGCAGAAGTACGGAGGCTCCTCCGTAGCCGATGCCGAGGGCATCAAGCGGGTCGCCAAGAGGATTGTCGACGCCAAGAAGAACGGCCATCAGGTCGTTGTCGTGGTGTCCGCCATGGGTGACACGACGGATGAGTTGATCGATCTTGCCGGGCAGGTATCCCCGATCCCTGCCGGGCGTGAATTCGACATGCTGCTGACCGCCGGGGAGCGGATCTCCATGGCCCTTCTTGCCATGGCGATCAAAAACCTGGGTCACGCGGCCCAGTCGTTCACGGGCAGCCAGGCCGGTGTCATCACCGACTCCGTCCACAACAAAGCGCGGATCATCGATGTCACGCCGGGCCGCATCCGGGCCTCCATCGACGAGGGCAACATCGCCATCGTCGCGGGGTTCCAGGGTGTCAGCCAGGAGGGCAAGAACATCACCACGCTGGGCCGCGGCGGGTCGGACACGACCGCTGTCGCCCTCGCCGCCGCGCTCGACGCCGAGGTCTGCGAGATCTACACGGACGTGGACGGCGTTTTCACCGCCGACCCCCGTGTGGTGAAGAAGGCCCAGAAGATCGACTGGATCTCGTTCGAGGACATGCTGGAGCTCGCGAGCTCCGGGTCCAAGGTGCTGCTCCACCGCTGCGTGGAGTACGCCCGCCGTTACAACATCCCGATTCACGTGCGCTCGTCCTTCAGTGGACTTCAGGGCACGTGGGTCAGCAACGAACCGCAAGGGGACCGCAAGGTGGAGCAGGCCATCATCTCCGGTGTCGCGCACGACACCTCGGAGGCCAAGATCACGGTCGTCGGCGTGCCGGACAAGCCGGGTGAGGCCGCCTCGATCTTCCGCGCCATCGCGGACTCCGGGGTCAACATCGACATGATCGTCCAGAACGTCTCGGCCGCTTCGACCGGACTCACGGACATCTCGTTCACCCTGCCCAAGGCCGAGGGCCGCAAGGCGATCGACGCGCTCGAGAAGACGCGCTCGGCCATCGGCTTCGACTCCCTGCGCTACGACGACCAGATCGCCAAGATCTCCCTGGTCGGCGCGGGTATGAAGACGAACCCCGGCGTCACCGCCGCCTTCTTCGAGGCGCTCAGCGACGCGGGCGTGAACATCGAGCTGATCTCGACCTCCGAGATCCGCATCTCGGTCGTGACCCGCGCCGATGACGCGAACGAGTCCGTGCGCGCCGTGCACACCGCCTTCGGCCTCGACTCCGACACGGACGAGGCAGTGGTCTATGGGGGCACCGGGCGATGA
- a CDS encoding aspartate-semialdehyde dehydrogenase, producing MTGKPTLAVVGATGAVGAVMLQILSQHADIWGEIRLVASPRSAGRKLAVRGEEVEVIALSEDAFDGVDVAMFDVPDEVSAQWAPIAASKGVVVVDNSAAFRMDPDVPLVVPEVNPHAARVRPRGIVANPNCTTLSMIVAVGALHAEFGLRELIVSSYQAVSGAGRDGVETLRRQLKLVAGSELGTSPGDVRRAVGDDTGPFPEPVALNVVPWAGTLRDDGWSSEEMKVRDESRKILGLPDLKVAATCVRVPVVTTHSLTVHARFEDEVTVDRAREILATAPGVVLFDNPAAGEFPTPADVVGTDPTWVGRVRRALDDPTALELFVCGDNLRKGAALNTAQIAELVAGELTGRQ from the coding sequence ATGACCGGAAAGCCGACGCTCGCGGTCGTCGGAGCGACCGGGGCCGTCGGCGCGGTCATGCTCCAGATCCTGTCGCAGCACGCCGACATCTGGGGCGAGATCCGACTCGTCGCCTCACCGCGCTCGGCCGGCAGGAAGCTGGCCGTGCGCGGTGAGGAGGTCGAGGTCATCGCGCTGAGCGAGGACGCCTTCGACGGCGTCGACGTGGCGATGTTCGACGTTCCCGACGAGGTCAGCGCGCAGTGGGCGCCCATCGCCGCGTCCAAGGGCGTCGTGGTGGTCGACAACTCCGCCGCCTTCCGGATGGACCCGGACGTGCCACTGGTCGTCCCCGAGGTCAATCCGCACGCCGCGCGCGTGCGCCCGCGCGGCATCGTCGCCAACCCGAACTGCACGACTCTCTCGATGATCGTGGCCGTCGGCGCGCTGCACGCCGAGTTCGGTCTGCGTGAGCTGATCGTCTCCTCGTACCAGGCCGTGAGCGGCGCCGGGCGGGACGGCGTGGAGACCCTGCGCCGCCAGCTGAAGCTGGTGGCGGGGTCGGAGCTCGGCACGAGCCCCGGTGACGTACGCCGTGCTGTCGGTGACGACACCGGGCCCTTCCCGGAGCCCGTGGCGCTGAACGTCGTGCCGTGGGCCGGGACGCTGCGGGACGACGGCTGGTCGTCCGAGGAGATGAAGGTGCGGGACGAGTCCCGCAAGATCCTCGGCCTGCCCGACCTGAAGGTCGCGGCGACCTGCGTACGTGTGCCGGTGGTGACCACGCACTCCCTGACCGTGCACGCGCGCTTCGAGGACGAGGTCACGGTGGACCGCGCGCGCGAGATCCTGGCCACCGCTCCGGGAGTCGTGCTGTTCGACAACCCGGCCGCGGGTGAGTTCCCGACCCCCGCCGACGTGGTGGGGACCGACCCCACGTGGGTGGGCCGGGTGCGGCGCGCCCTGGACGATCCGACAGCCCTTGAGCTCTTCGTGTGCGGGGACAACCTCCGCAAGGGAGCCGCCCTGAACACGGCCCAGATCGCGGAGCTGGTGGCCGGGGAGCTCACCGGACGTCAGTAG
- a CDS encoding SigE family RNA polymerase sigma factor, producing MAEVLDFTAVQARGAALRPPRRPRAPAGMPVIAPMPITRSARIPTQREGAEEAMSAGTTVDHLTETYRAHYRSLLGLAALLLDDTASCEDVVQEAFIRVHSARKRVRDPEKTLAYLRQTVVNLSRSALRRRILGLKLLSKPMPDMASAEEGAYDLLERDELIKAMRGLQRRQREVLVLRYFADMTEAQVAETLGISLGSVKAYGSRGIAALRVAMEAPA from the coding sequence GTGGCAGAGGTTCTCGATTTCACAGCGGTTCAGGCGAGGGGCGCGGCCCTGCGCCCGCCTCGCCGTCCCCGTGCGCCCGCCGGCATGCCGGTGATCGCCCCCATGCCCATCACGAGATCGGCCCGCATCCCGACGCAGCGCGAGGGCGCTGAGGAGGCGATGAGCGCGGGCACCACAGTCGACCACCTGACCGAGACCTACCGCGCCCACTACAGGTCGCTCCTCGGCCTGGCGGCGCTGCTTCTCGATGACACGGCCTCGTGCGAGGACGTCGTGCAGGAGGCGTTCATCCGGGTGCACTCGGCGCGCAAACGCGTGCGGGACCCGGAGAAGACGCTCGCCTATCTGCGGCAGACGGTCGTGAACCTCTCGCGTTCCGCGCTGCGTCGCCGCATCCTCGGGCTGAAGCTGCTCTCGAAGCCGATGCCCGACATGGCGAGCGCCGAGGAGGGGGCGTACGACCTCCTTGAGCGTGACGAGTTGATCAAGGCGATGCGCGGCCTCCAGCGCCGCCAGCGCGAGGTCCTGGTCCTGCGGTACTTCGCGGACATGACCGAGGCGCAGGTCGCCGAGACCCTGGGCATATCGCTCGGGTCGGTGAAGGCCTACGGCTCGCGCGGGATCGCGGCTCTGCGGGTCGCCATGGAGGCACCGGCATGA
- a CDS encoding SURF1 family protein produces the protein MYRFLLTPRWWGINVFVLLAIPFCIFMGSWQLGRFEDRVEAHDAAQEQADRQASPARSQEEPRPLDSMLPVDKETSGEQVSATGRYGRQLLVPGRELDEKSGYYVLTLLRTDSGKDLPVVRGWLPGKASAAKAPAAPSGEVTVTGALQASESPGSNGVSSAGGLPTGQLGAISAASLVNVVRGDVYDAWVTLAKGDSGMKAVPASEPANSGLDLKAFQNLGYTGEWFVFAGFVVFMWFRLFRREREFARDTQLGLLPES, from the coding sequence GTGTACCGGTTCCTGCTGACGCCCCGCTGGTGGGGGATCAACGTCTTCGTACTGCTGGCCATCCCCTTCTGCATCTTCATGGGGTCATGGCAGCTGGGGCGTTTCGAGGACCGCGTCGAGGCGCATGACGCGGCGCAGGAGCAGGCGGACCGGCAGGCATCGCCCGCCAGGTCCCAGGAGGAGCCCCGGCCGCTGGACTCGATGCTCCCCGTGGACAAGGAGACGTCCGGGGAACAGGTGTCGGCCACCGGGCGGTACGGCAGGCAACTGCTGGTGCCCGGCCGGGAGTTGGACGAAAAGTCCGGTTACTACGTCCTCACGCTGCTGCGTACCGACAGCGGCAAGGACCTGCCGGTCGTCCGCGGCTGGCTCCCCGGGAAGGCGAGTGCGGCGAAGGCTCCCGCGGCGCCCTCCGGTGAGGTCACCGTGACGGGCGCGCTCCAGGCGTCCGAGAGCCCTGGTTCGAACGGGGTCAGCTCGGCCGGCGGACTGCCGACCGGGCAGCTGGGCGCCATCAGCGCGGCCTCGCTGGTGAACGTGGTCCGGGGCGATGTGTACGACGCCTGGGTCACGCTGGCCAAGGGTGACTCCGGGATGAAGGCGGTTCCGGCGTCCGAGCCGGCCAACTCCGGGCTCGACCTCAAGGCCTTCCAGAACCTCGGCTACACCGGGGAGTGGTTCGTCTTCGCGGGGTTCGTCGTCTTCATGTGGTTCCGGCTGTTCCGGCGTGAGCGGGAGTTCGCGCGGGACACTCAGCTGGGGCTGCTGCCCGAGTCATAG
- a CDS encoding prolyl oligopeptidase family serine peptidase, with translation MSDLGAGAVETTGDAGGGAEMPDWEKRFRAPRVSLPDWAEDAPDRSLFVSNATGTYELYAWDRATGEQRQVTDRPNGTTDGLVSPDGEWIWWFNDTDGDEFGVWMRQPFKGGAADEPAVPGLEPSYPAGLVLARDGRMSVVGRSTDDDGSTIHVVRAPGADPVEIYRHRESAGVGDLSHDGSLIAVEHTEHGDAMHSTLRVIKPDGSTVAELDDTKGGTVELGLEVLGFAPVDGDARLLVGHQRRGRWEPMVWDVASGEETDLALDLPGDVSAEWYPDGSALLIAHSFEARSELFRYDFASRELIEVETPKGSVSGATARPDGSVEYLWSSAAEPPVVRSTAGGVVLDPPGMKAPASVPVEDVWVEGPGGRVHALVQKPADATGPLPTVFEIHGGPTWHDSDAFAAGPAAWVDHGYAVVRVNYRGSTGYGREWTDALKHRVGLIELEDIAAVREWAVTSGLADPDRIVLAGGSWGGYLTLLGVGTQPDSWAVGLAAVPVADYVTAYHDEMEALKSMDRTLLGGTPEEVPERFEASSPLTYVDAVKAPVYISAGVNDPRCPIRQVENYVDRLKAREAVHEVYRYDAGHGSLVVDERIKQVRLELDFAERHLR, from the coding sequence ATGAGCGACTTGGGTGCGGGTGCAGTGGAGACGACCGGCGATGCGGGCGGGGGCGCGGAGATGCCGGACTGGGAGAAGCGGTTCCGTGCGCCGCGGGTGTCCCTGCCCGACTGGGCGGAGGACGCCCCCGACCGTTCGTTGTTCGTGTCGAACGCGACGGGGACGTACGAGCTGTACGCATGGGACCGCGCGACCGGCGAGCAGCGCCAGGTGACGGACCGGCCGAACGGCACGACGGACGGCCTGGTCTCGCCGGACGGCGAGTGGATCTGGTGGTTCAACGACACGGACGGGGACGAATTCGGCGTGTGGATGCGCCAGCCCTTCAAGGGCGGCGCCGCCGACGAGCCCGCGGTGCCGGGCCTCGAGCCGTCGTATCCGGCGGGCCTCGTCCTCGCGCGGGACGGACGCATGTCCGTCGTCGGCCGCTCGACGGACGATGACGGCTCGACGATCCATGTCGTACGGGCCCCGGGCGCGGACCCCGTCGAGATCTACCGCCACCGCGAGTCCGCGGGCGTCGGCGACCTCTCCCACGACGGCTCACTGATCGCCGTCGAGCACACGGAGCACGGCGACGCGATGCACTCCACCCTCCGGGTGATCAAGCCGGACGGCTCCACGGTCGCCGAGCTCGACGACACCAAGGGCGGCACGGTCGAGCTGGGCCTGGAGGTCCTCGGCTTCGCGCCGGTCGACGGGGACGCGCGGCTGCTCGTCGGGCATCAGCGGCGGGGCCGCTGGGAGCCGATGGTGTGGGACGTCGCGTCGGGCGAGGAGACGGACCTGGCCCTCGACCTGCCGGGTGACGTGAGCGCCGAGTGGTATCCCGACGGCTCGGCCCTGCTCATCGCGCACAGTTTCGAGGCCCGCAGCGAGCTGTTCCGGTACGACTTCGCGTCGCGTGAGCTGATCGAGGTCGAGACACCCAAGGGGTCGGTGTCGGGAGCGACGGCGCGGCCCGACGGCAGCGTGGAGTACCTGTGGTCGTCGGCCGCCGAGCCGCCGGTGGTGCGCTCGACGGCGGGCGGTGTGGTCCTCGACCCGCCCGGCATGAAGGCCCCGGCGTCCGTGCCGGTGGAGGACGTGTGGGTGGAGGGTCCCGGCGGCCGGGTGCACGCCCTGGTGCAGAAGCCCGCCGACGCGACCGGCCCCCTCCCCACGGTCTTCGAGATCCACGGCGGCCCGACGTGGCACGACAGCGACGCGTTCGCCGCGGGCCCGGCAGCCTGGGTGGACCACGGGTACGCGGTGGTGCGCGTGAACTACCGCGGCTCGACCGGGTACGGCCGGGAGTGGACGGACGCCCTCAAGCACCGGGTCGGCCTGATCGAGCTGGAGGACATCGCCGCGGTGCGGGAGTGGGCCGTGACGTCCGGCCTCGCGGACCCGGACCGCATCGTCCTGGCCGGCGGCTCCTGGGGCGGGTATCTCACGCTCCTCGGCGTCGGCACCCAGCCCGACTCGTGGGCGGTGGGGCTGGCCGCGGTCCCCGTCGCTGACTACGTGACGGCGTACCACGACGAGATGGAGGCCCTGAAGTCCATGGACCGCACGCTCCTCGGGGGCACGCCGGAGGAGGTCCCGGAGCGCTTCGAGGCCTCGTCCCCGCTGACGTACGTGGACGCGGTGAAGGCCCCGGTCTACATCTCCGCGGGCGTGAACGACCCTCGCTGCCCGATCCGCCAGGTCGAGAACTACGTGGACCGGCTCAAGGCACGGGAAGCGGTGCACGAGGTGTACCGGTACGACGCGGGGCACGGCTCGCTCGTCGTGGACGAGCGGATCAAGCAGGTGCGGTTGGAACTGGACTTCGCCGAACGCCACCTTCGCTAG
- a CDS encoding class I SAM-dependent methyltransferase yields MYSPTPSDWREANRKRWDERVPLHLASDYYDLEAFRSGKDPLRPFELAEVGDVTGRSLLHLQCHIGLDTLSWARHGASRVVGLDFSEPAVEAARDLAAELGLSADQASFVAADVYDAASAVPDSSYDIVYTGVGALCWLPDIQRWAETAAALVAPGGFLYLSEFHPLADILDDATGSRIEHDYFARDAWIEETPGGYADTTTPTVHNRTVEWQHPVGEVVSALAAAGLRIDFLHEHDTTLFERFGALELRDGVYRFPVDRPRIPLMYSLRASRARASGARASGPR; encoded by the coding sequence ATGTACTCACCGACGCCATCCGACTGGCGCGAGGCCAACCGAAAACGCTGGGACGAACGAGTCCCCCTCCACCTCGCCAGCGACTATTACGACCTCGAAGCCTTCCGCTCGGGCAAGGACCCGCTGCGCCCCTTCGAGCTCGCCGAGGTCGGTGACGTCACCGGGCGCTCGCTGCTCCACCTCCAGTGCCACATCGGCCTCGACACCCTCTCCTGGGCCCGGCACGGGGCCTCCCGCGTGGTCGGCCTCGACTTCTCCGAGCCCGCCGTGGAAGCGGCGCGCGACCTCGCCGCCGAGCTCGGCCTCAGCGCCGACCAGGCGTCCTTCGTGGCCGCCGACGTGTACGACGCCGCGAGTGCGGTGCCGGACTCCTCGTACGACATCGTCTACACCGGAGTGGGCGCCCTGTGCTGGCTCCCCGACATCCAGCGGTGGGCCGAGACGGCCGCCGCTCTCGTGGCGCCCGGCGGCTTCCTCTACCTCTCGGAGTTCCATCCGCTCGCGGACATCCTGGACGACGCGACGGGCTCACGGATCGAGCACGACTACTTCGCCCGCGACGCCTGGATCGAGGAGACCCCGGGCGGCTACGCGGACACGACCACCCCCACGGTCCACAACCGCACCGTGGAGTGGCAGCACCCGGTGGGCGAGGTCGTCTCGGCCCTGGCGGCGGCCGGCCTGCGGATCGACTTCCTCCACGAACACGACACCACGCTCTTCGAACGCTTCGGCGCCCTCGAACTCCGCGACGGGGTCTACCGCTTCCCGGTGGACCGCCCCCGCATCCCCCTCATGTACTCCCTGCGGGCGAGCAGGGCGAGGGCGAGCGGGGCGAGGGCGAGCGGGCCACGCTGA
- a CDS encoding DoxX family membrane protein, with the protein MQTMWLSGAEWLAVLRIGLGLWWLESWRHKDKKTWFTGGGIGWAVGIAEKHRWQFVRSGFDLTVKPRPRLMAYIVAYAELALGLGLIFGFLTPIALIGGLVLNLIYFVLMIHDWAEQGQNLMMALISLVVLFAMGWQVWSLDDALGLFL; encoded by the coding sequence ATGCAGACGATGTGGCTCAGCGGGGCCGAGTGGCTGGCCGTGCTCCGGATCGGGCTCGGCCTGTGGTGGCTGGAGAGCTGGCGTCACAAGGACAAGAAGACGTGGTTCACCGGAGGGGGCATCGGCTGGGCGGTGGGCATCGCCGAGAAACACCGCTGGCAGTTCGTCCGGTCCGGCTTCGACCTGACGGTGAAGCCCCGCCCCCGGCTCATGGCCTACATCGTGGCCTACGCGGAGCTGGCGCTCGGGCTCGGTCTCATCTTCGGCTTCCTCACACCGATCGCGCTGATCGGCGGACTCGTACTCAACCTGATCTATTTCGTGCTGATGATTCACGACTGGGCCGAGCAGGGTCAGAACCTGATGATGGCGCTCATCTCCCTCGTCGTCCTCTTCGCCATGGGCTGGCAGGTCTGGTCGCTGGACGACGCGTTGGGACTCTTCCTGTAG